The sequence AGTGCTTTGGAGCTGAGGTTTATGAGGTTTTAAGTTCTCTTTTGCCAGTTAAAGAGGATATTATTGATTATATAGGCAGAGCTCCGGGCATAGATGAGGAGTTTATGCTAAACTACATCTATGAGCTTTATAAAGAGGAAGAATATGAAAGGATTATATGGGATACCGCTCCCACAGGGCATACACTGAGACTTCTTAACATGCCCATAGTATTCATTCAGCATCTCGAAGAGGCTTCAAAGGTTTATATGAAAGTATATTCTTCAATGATAAAACTGAGGGAAAAACTGGGTCTCAGGGCTGGCAGGAGAAGCATATTTGATATAATTGATGGATGGAAAAAGCTGTCTCATGAGCTTATTTATTTCCTTCAGAGAGATGTTTCAGTGTATGCGGTTTGTATACCTGAGGGGTTGAGTGTTAAACAGACTCTAAATCTGAAAGCTGTTCTTGAGGAGAATAATATGGGAATTCAGGGTTGTATTGTAAACAATGTTATAACATCCCCTGATTGCGAATTTCACAGGAGAAAGGCTGATATGCAGAAGAAATATATAACGAAGCTTCAGAGGAGTTTTTCAGAAATAAAGATTTTGCCTGCCCTTGAAACAGAGGTTAAGGGGCTTGAGGCACTTTATAAGGTTGAAGCCCTTCTTTTTGATAACTCTGAAAAATTCTTTCTGCCCATTCTATAAAATTTATATCACTGCTTATAAAGGCAGAGGTCATATCGAGACTTCCATCCTTATGGGGAAAGAAGACGCAGGCAAAATTCTTATCCACAATCAACAGTCCCAGAGGAATTCTGAGTTTTTTCCCATTCTTCTCCCAGGAGTTTCCTGCAAATATCACGAGGTCTTCAACTCTTTTAATATATTCAAGAAATTCCATGTCCACTTCAGGTACTGCTATTCTGACTC comes from archaeon BMS3Bbin15 and encodes:
- the arsA_2 gene encoding arsenical pump-driving ATPase, which encodes MPQKIVMFTGKGGVGKSTCSAATALHFSKAGKKTLIITSDPAPSIGDIFEVDVGDSITEIGENLFAIELSSEEILRRWKKCFGAEVYEVLSSLLPVKEDIIDYIGRAPGIDEEFMLNYIYELYKEEEYERIIWDTAPTGHTLRLLNMPIVFIQHLEEASKVYMKVYSSMIKLREKLGLRAGRRSIFDIIDGWKKLSHELIYFLQRDVSVYAVCIPEGLSVKQTLNLKAVLEENNMGIQGCIVNNVITSPDCEFHRRKADMQKKYITKLQRSFSEIKILPALETEVKGLEALYKVEALLFDNSEKFFLPIL